AACAAGTCGTCGGCGGGGTTGTAAGTCCGAATTTCGAAGCAGCCGACACTTCGGTACTTTCCTCGAACACTCGGTCGTTACCCGGCGACTACATCGGCGCGCTCAATACGCCCTTTGTGGTCGAGGACAACAATGGCAAGAACCTCCACTACAACGCCTCACAGAATGACTTTGTCTGCCGTCTGACCTTTGCGAGCGGGCAGGGCTTTAAAGGTGACGTGGTCGTGGCTGAGCTCGACGAGGAGTACTTTGACCTCATCTTTGAGGACGACTTCGAGGGCAGCAATGCCTGGTCCTCGACCTCTGACCCAAGCAGCAAGATTGCGTTCACGTCCGGAGCTGCGCTGACCGGGAGCAAGGGGATGCAGATCACCTTCAACGGAGTCAACGTCCAGGCAGCCTATCTTCGAGACGACTCTCCTACTGAGGAGGGACGGTATCGGGCCCGATTCGAGCTTGATCCGAATAACCTGTTCTTCCCGGCGGACAAGCGACACCCAGTCCTACAGCTCTTCACGAGTCATCCATCAAACGAGCTCATCGCCGAGATGATCCTCCGAGAGAACGGCAGCTCCTATCTGCTCAATTTCAAGGCGAAGCTGAATAACGGGTCATGGGAGAAGACGAACTGGATCACAATCTCCGATGCGCCTCACACGCTCGAGATTGACTACGAGCGGGCGTCAGGACCCTCGACCAGCGACGGTTCGATTAGCCTATGGGTCGATGGCGTGCTTCAAGACACCGTGACAGCCCTCACTAATGGCGACCATGCCGTGAGCTACGCGCTCTTTGGTGCACCTGACGGCATTGACAGTGGGACGAGCGGAGTTCTCTATCTCGACCATTTCGAGTCGAGGCGCATCACCTACATCGGCCCGTAGAGCCTAGGTCCTACTCGTGGCTCGGTAGCACCTACTGATCCCTTGCTTTAACAACGAAGCCCCTCTCCGAGTCTCAGAGAGGGGCTTCGCACTTTCCAATGGATCGTCGCCCGTTCAGGATCTGGCAGAGATTGAGGCCGTCACACGCTGCTTGACCTCCTCCCAGCTCAACCAGCCGTCCGGATCTTCTTTGGCCTGAGCAAGACGCTCGTCGAGAAGCTCCTTCTGCCAGTCGTGGAGCGGCAAGGCCTCGGCATCCCGCTCGATGCTC
This is a stretch of genomic DNA from Acidobacteriota bacterium. It encodes these proteins:
- a CDS encoding addiction module protein; this translates as MTKVELQHEALKLPVEERLELAESLWESIERDAEALPLHDWQKELLDERLAQAKEDPDGWLSWEEVKQRVTASISARS